TTGTCTTAATAGGTTTAACACTGCACCTCATCACTTTCGATAACACAGTTATCATCTTAGGACTCATCGCTATTGTATTGGTTTTAATTTCACGTTTTGTCTCAGTGTTTTTACCTTATAGCTTTTTAAATCATAAAGAATATTCAGCATTCAAAACTTCTGCTGTTTTAACTTGGGGTGGTTTGCGTGGTGGTATTTCCCTGGCTTTGGCTTTTAGTCTGTCTGGTACAGCTTATGGCAATGTTATTATTCAAATCACCTTTATCATTGTTATTTTTGCCATTTTAGTGCAGGGTTTGAGTATTGGCAAGTTGGTCGAAAAATTATTGCCAACATAATTATCTAAACATCCCATAATAAACACTAACTAAATAAAGTAAATAACGTGAGTTTGATTTATTGAAAGCTGTAAATCAGATGATCACATCTTTTTGTTAGCAAATTTTGTCATTTCGAACGAAGAATGAGGAGAAATCTCATCCTATTGAGATGTCTCGTCGCTCATGCTTCGCTCTGTCAACATTACAAATGATTAAATATCTGTATTTTATATGAATATATTTTATTGTAATTTATATTGAACTCACGTTAAATATGCATTCAATGTGAAGCCAAGTCTATTTGATTTAATAATCCTATATTTGAACTAAAAATAGAATATGACTATAGGTGTTATTGGGGCTGGAACCATGGGAAGCGGAATTGCACAAATCGCATCAACTCAAGGTTGTGAAGTGGTTTTGTTTGATAAAAATCCAAATGCTTTAAAGCAATCTGAACAAAAACTAATAAAGATTTTAAACCGCTTGATTGAAAAATCTCGAATCACAGTAGAGGAGAAAGATGGAATTTTAAATCGGATAACTTACTCTCAAGACCTAAACGATTTTAAACGCGTTGAATTTTGCATTGAAGCCATCGTTGAAAATCTTGAGGTTAAGCAAGGTTTGTTTAAAGATTTGGAACAAATTGTTCCTAAAGATGCTGTAATGGCAACCAACACCTCATCATTGTCTATTGCTTCGATTGCTTCGGCTTTAGAAAACCCTGAACGTTGTGTTGGGGTTCATTTTTTTAATCCTGCACCTTTGATGCCGTTGGTTGAGATTATTCCAGCAGTTCAAACCGATAAAGTGATTTTTGATCAGGTTTTTAAAATGATAGATTCTTGGGGCAAAACACCTGTTAAGGCTAAAGACACACCAGGCTTTATTGTCAATCGTGTGGCTCGTCCATTTTATGGCGAAGCTTTGCGAATTCTTGAAGAAGGCATTGCTGACGTAGCAACAATAGATTGGGCAATGACAGAATTAGGGCATTTTAAAATGGGACCATTTCAGCTGATGGATTTTATTGGTCTCGATGTCAATTATACCGTGACGGAAACCGTATTTAAAGCTTTTTATTACGATCCGAGATATAAACCTTCATTCACTCAAAAACGCTTAGCCGAAGCAGGTTATTTAGGAAGAAAAACGGGTAAAGGTTTTTATAAATATGATGATAAAACCGTGAATCCAAAACCTGTTAAAGATGAGAAATTAGGTTATCAAATTTTAAATAGAATTTTAGTTATGCTTATCAATGAAGTCGCCGATGCTTTGTATCTCAATATTGCTTCAGCTAAAGATATAGAATTGGCAATGACCAAAGGTGTTAACTATCCGAAAGGACTTTTGGCTTGAGCCAATGAACGTGGCATTCACTGGTGCGAGCAACGTATGGACGATTTATACCACCAATATCACGAAGACCGCTACCGATGTAGTCCGCTTTTGAGAAAACTGCATTCAGAAAACAAACAGTTTAAGGTTTAACCACTAATTTTTTTCATTTGATTTTAACCGATACCCATACGCATTTATACAGTAACGCTTTTGATGACGACCGAGATGAAGTGATTCAAAACGCTTTGCAACAAAATATCAAACGTTTTTTTATACCAGCCATAGATTCTGAAACCACTCAAGCGATGTATGACTTAGAAAAGGCTTATCCCGAAAATATATTTTTGATGATGGGCTTGCATCCGACATCGGTTCAACCTAAAACTTATCTTGAAGAATTGCAACATATTGAAAATCAATTTAAAAAAAGAGATTTTTATGCCGTTGGTGAAATTGGGATTGATCTGTATTGGGACAAAAGCACTTTAGGCATTCAACAAGAGGCTTTTCATCGGCAAATTGAATTGGCAAAGCAATACCAATTGCCTATTGTTATCCATTGCCGTGATGCTTTTGATGAAGTGTTTGAAGTTTTAGAACAGCACAAAGGCGATGATTTATATGGTATTTTTCATTGTTTTACAGGAACTTATGAGCAAGCCCTGCAAGCGATTTCTTATAATATGCATCTCGGCATTGGTGGTGTGGTCACATTTAAAAATGGTAAGATTGATCAATTTTTAAATCAAATAGACTTGAAGCATATTGTTTTAGAAACTGATTCGCCGTATCTAACTCCAAAACCCTTTCGTGGCAAGCGTAATGAAAGTGCTTATTTGACTTATATTGCAGAAAAATTATCAGAACTATACAATCTATCTTTACAGCAAATTGCTGAAATTACCACAGCAAATTCTAAACGTGTTTTTGGGATTTAATTTTAAAGAATTATGACAACATCGGGTTCAAAACTTTTATTGATTTACACGGGAGGAACCATCGGGATGATTCGCGAAGACGAACAAGGCAGTTTAAAGGCTTTTAACTTTGATGAGTTGTTGTCTAAAATCCCAGAAATTAAACTTTTAGATCACAAAATTGATACCTTGAGTTTTGACCAGCCGATTGATTCATCAGATTTTGGATTGATACAATATCGCGAGTTGGCACAAATCATATATGATCAATACAGCAATTACGATGGCTTTGTGGTTTTACACGGCGACGACACGATGTCTTATACAGCTTCGGTGATTTCGTTTATGTTAGAAAATTTATCAAAACCCATCATATTTACGGGGTCTCAACTGCCTATTGGTGATTTACGCACCGATGCTAAAGAAAATCTGATTTCAAGTATTCAAATTGCAGGTTTAAAACAAAATGATAGACCAGTAATAAAAGAAGTCGGCTTGTATTTTGAATATAAATTATACCGTGCCAACCGAACAACCAAAGTCAACGCCGAGCATTTTGAAGCTTTTGATTCGCCTAACTATCCAGATTTAATTCATTCTGGCGTTAATCTAAAAGTGAATTATTCAGCTTTGAAACGCGTAAGAAAAATTAAAGATTTGGTGTTGCACAAAGACTTAGAAGATCAAATTTTGTTGTTAAAATTATTTCCTGGTTTAAACCAAAAAGTTTTTGAATCACTAATGGATATTCCTTGTATAAAAGGCATTGTTTTAGAAAGTTTTGGAAGTGGTAATTTTAAAACTGATGAGTGGTTTTTAGAAGGCATTCGTTCAAAAATCAATCAATCTATACCAGTCGTCAACATCACTCAATGCATTGGTGGCCAAGTTACAATGGGCAAATATTACACCAGCGAACACTTGCAAAGAATCGGTGTAATATCAGGCAATGATATGACCACAGAAGTCGCAATGACCAAAATGATGTTTATGTTACCTAAGCGATTGAGTATGAAAGTGTTTAAAACCATTTTTGAAACTTCTTTGCGTGGTGAAGTTAGCGAAGCTTAAATCGCTATAAAACATCAAACTGTTGTATGAATCCTTATTTATGTTTTAATTTGCAAATCCAATAGAGAGGTGGATGAGTGGTCGAAGGCGCACGCCTGGAAAGTGTGTATACGCCACAAGCGTATCGAGGGTTCGAATCCCTTCCTCTCTGCAAAAGAAAACCCACAACGAAAGTTGTGGGTTTCTTATTTTTTGTGTGTTGAAAACCAACAGACTTATTTTGTTAGAAGTTGTCATTTATCTGAATAGATAATATTACAAAGTTTAACTCGATTAAAACTATTATATTTGTTTAAAAGTATTTTTTTTAATTGAACAATAATAAACATCTATCAAATTGTTGAACTTAGGCGAACACGATGAATTTATAATAGATCGAGACACTCCGCCAGGGCTATTTCTCAAACACCAATCAGGTGATGAAGTTTTATTACCTAATAAATATAAGCCAGAAAACTTCAAAATAGGCGACAAATTGCGAGTGTTTGTATATTTAGATCATGACGAGCGTCCTGTAGCTACCACACTTGAACCCAAAGTTAAGCTTGATGAATTTGCTATGCTAAAGTGCGTTGATGTCAATCAGTTTGGAGCATTCTTAGATTGGGGTTTAGAAAAACATCTTTTTGTGCCTTATGCAGAACAGGCATATAAAATGGAAGTAGGCCAAACCTATTTGATATTTTGCTATCTAGATGAAGAAAGTCAACGCTTAGTAGCTTCAAGTAAGGTCAATCATTTTGTAGATAATTCAGTGCTTACCGTAAAAGAATTTGAAGAAGTTCAGCTTCAGGTAACAAACAAAACAGATTTAGGTTACAACATGATTATCAACAACATACATCTCGGTTTGTTATATTTTGATGAAGTTTATGAAAGTTATAAAACTGGAGATAAGCTTGTAGGCTACATAAAAAAAATACGTAAAGATCATAAAATAGATTTAACACTTTCAAAGTTTGGTTACAAAAGCATAGAACCTAATGCAAACAAAGTAATGCGTATTTTAAAAGAAGCTGATGGTTTTCTACCTTACCATGATAAATCAAATCCACAGCAGATTTATCAAACTTTTAAAATGAGTAAAAAATCATTTAAAAAAGCTATCGGTATTCTTTACAAAAAAAAGCAAATAAAAATATTACCCAACAAAGGTATTGAAATACATAAATATTAAACTGTTATTTTGTTAAAATCAAACAGTTGAAAAGCTCATCAAAAACTTGTATCTTTGTGTAAAAACAATTTAAACCTACAATATGCAAGAAAACAAGAAAAAAGATTGGCCTTTGTGGGAAGTTTTTGTGAGAAGCAAAAACGGACTTGAGCATCGTCATTTTGGCAGTCTTCATGCACCCGATGCAGAAATAGCAATAAAAAATGCTCGAGACGTTTATACAAGAAGAAAAGAAGGTGTAAGTATTTGGGTTGTAGAATCTAAACATATCAAAGCTTCAAATCCAGACCATAATCCAGAAATGTTTGACCCAGCTGATGACAAAGTTTATAGGCATCCTACATTTTACAACTTACCCGATGATGTTAAACACATGTAATTTTTAATTCATGAGCCACCAAAATCTTATACAATATATATACAGTATTGCTGATAATACTTTAATACTCGGTCAACGCCTATCAGAACTTTGCGGACACGGACCAACTTTAGAAACCGATATTGCCTTGACAAATATGGCTTTAGACTTGCTTGGGCAAACCCGTTCATACTATCAATACATTGCAAATTTGTCAACTAAAAATGCCACAGAAGACGATTTTGCTTTTTTAAGAAAAGAACACGAATATAGAAATGTTTTATTAGTTGAGCAACCCAACACTGACTTTGCTTACGTCATCACAAGACAATATTTTTTTGATGCCTTTCACTTTTTATTCCTCAAAGAATTACAATCTTCTAAAGATTTAACCCTAAAAGCAATAGCACAAAAAAGCATAAAAGAAGTTAGTTATCATCAACAATTTTCTGCTGATTGGTTAAAGCGTCTCGGCGATGGCACTAAAGAAAGTCATCAGAAATCTCAAAAAGCAGTTGATGATTTGTGGGTATTCACAAAGGAGCTCTTTAACACTTCACAACAAGATAAAGCAATTATAGAAAACGGTCAAGGGGTAAACCCAAATACTTTTAAATCCCAATATTATGATACACTTTCTAATATATTAACTGAAGCCAAATTAAAAATTCCTGAGGTGAAATATTTTCAGGAAGGTGGAAAAGAAGGCATTCATTCTGAGTATATGGGCTATATTTTAGTAGAAATGCAATATATGCAAAGAACTTATCCTGATATGAAATGGTAATGCAATGACTAAAAATTCTGATATACAAAAACAATTATACCCAATTCTTAAGTCTATTCCAGACCCTGAAATCCCTGTGTTGTCCATTATCGATTTAGGTGTCGTGCGTTCGGCAAAAGTAAACAACCATATAGCCAAAGTTAAAATCACGCCAACCTACAGTGGCTGTCCTGCAATGGATGCTATTGGAGATGATATCAAAAAAGCCTTGAAAGAAAACGGATTTGAACCAGAAGTTGAACTTGTTTTGTCACCAGCATGGACTACCGATTGGATGACCGAAGAAGGCAAGAATGCTTTAAAAAAATATGGAATCGCCCCACCTTTAGATGCCACATCAGATAAAAAAGCTTTATTAGGTGAGCAACAAGTGGTACCGTGTCCACAATGCGAATCTACCAATACTAAATTGGTCAGTCAATTTGCATCAACTGCTTGTAAGGCTATGTTTAGATGTCAAGACTGTGATGAAACTTTTGATTACTTCAAATGTTTGATTTAAATTTTCAAGTTTTAGCTTCAAAAGCATTCTTTTACTTACAGAGAAGAAACTGAAATCATAGAAAATGGATAAATCCATTCACCATCGAATATTTGCAATCCATAGCCTACGGTTTAAACCGTGAGCTATGAAAAATGCACAATCCCATCCGTTTCAACGGTTTCAAATAGTTGGATTGAAGTTCTATTTATAACAAATCCGAAATTTATAACTTTAAATTCTGACTTTCTGAGGAAACCCTAATTATCTACTATAATTTGGTGATTCTTTGGTTATTGTAACATTATGAGGATGGCTTTCGTGTATGCCAGAAGAAGTGATTTTTACAAATCGTCCCTTTTGTTTTAATTCTTCAATAGAAGCGACACCACAATAACCCATTCCTGCTCTTAAACCACCAATAAATTGGTTCATACTTTCATACAATTCACCTTTATAAGGCACACGACCAACAATGCCTTCTGGAACTAATTTTTTGATATCATCTTCAACATCCTGAAAATATCTGTCTTTTGAACCTTTGCTCATGGCTTCAATAGATCCCATTCCTCTATAAGATTTATATTTTCTACCATCATAAATAATGGTTTCTCCAGGAGATTCTTTGGTACCTGCCAGAAGTGAGCCTAGCATAACACAATCTGCTCCAGCGACGATAGCCTTAGGAATATCGCCAGTGTATCTAATGCCGCCATCTGCAATAATAGGTACATCTGTATCTTTTAAAACTTCATAAACTTCCATGACCGCAGAGAGTTGAGGAAAACCAACCCCAGCAACAACACGAGTTGTGCATATTGAACCTGCACCAATTCCAACTTTTACAGCATCTGCTCCAGCATCGACTAGATATTTTGCGACTTCGCCAGTTGCAATATTGCCAACAACAATATCTATTTTTGGAAATTGAGATTTTATTTTTTTTAAAACCTTTACAACACCAAGAGTATGACCATGAGCGGTATCAATAATCAAAGCATCTACGCCAGCTTCAATTAGAGCTTTGGCTCGCATTGTTGCATCTTCAGTTACACCAATAGCTCACGCAACCCTTAACCGACCATATTCGTCTTTGTTGGCGAGAGGTTTTTGTGTCAATTTAGTGATATCTCTAAATGTTATGAGTCCTACTAATTCATTATCTCCCTTGACAACAGGTAATTTTTCAATTTTATATTTTTGAAGAATGACTTCAGCCTCTTTTAAAGATGTACCTTCATTTGTAGTAATGAGGTTGTCTTTAGTCATAACCTTATCAATGGCTTTTTCGTCATCATTTTCAAACCTTAAGTCTCTATTCGTTACAATACCAACAAGTTTGTGGTTTTTATCAACAACTGGAATGCCACCAATACTATTTTCTTTCATCGAAGATTTTGCATCTTTAACTTTTGCGTTTTGACCTAAAGTTACTGGATCTAAAATCATTCCGCTTTCAGCTCTTTTTACTTTTCTAACTTTGAGAGCTTGATCTTTGATGCTCATATTTTTGTGCAAAACACCTATACCACCTTCTCTAGCCATAGCAATAGCCATCTTAGATTCTGTTACAGAATCCATGGCAAGAGATACAATAGGTACATTTAAATTGATGTTTCTGGTAAGACGTGAACTTATGTTTACATCTCTCGGCAATACCTTTGAATAATTTGGAACTAACAGCACATCATCATAGGTATAACCTTCAAATTGGATTTTTTGGGAAGCTGTATTCATTTTGTAGCTTTCTTTGCAAAATTAAATTATTAAATACACTTTGAGGTAAATACCAGTCAATTTATTTTTAATTTTAAAAAAAATTATATCTATAACTTTAAGTTACAAAATATTAATATTAAAAAAAAACTCTAATTCTTTTTATAAAGAAAAATATATATATATTTGCACAAGTAAATATTTTTTCTTACAATACTTTCGTATGTGAAAGAGAAATAGCCAATCAGTATGAAATATAAGATTTTGATTATTTTTATATCACTAATTACCTTTGCAGAAGTTAGTGCTCAATGTATAACTTGTCCACCACCACCAGGTGGAATTGGATTTGATGATAATGTTAATGATGAAATTCCAATAAATGGCTTGGTTCTAGTAGGGCTTGTTGTTGGTGCATTTTTTGGCGTCAAAAAAATAAAAAAATAATTTTACTCCCAATTACATTTTTTGTCTAAAATATTTAATTTATTATTACCCCAAAGGTCTATTTTTATAGATAAAATGAACTCCTTAAACATTT
This genomic window from Flavobacterium sp. CS20 contains:
- a CDS encoding TatD family hydrolase yields the protein MILTDTHTHLYSNAFDDDRDEVIQNALQQNIKRFFIPAIDSETTQAMYDLEKAYPENIFLMMGLHPTSVQPKTYLEELQHIENQFKKRDFYAVGEIGIDLYWDKSTLGIQQEAFHRQIELAKQYQLPIVIHCRDAFDEVFEVLEQHKGDDLYGIFHCFTGTYEQALQAISYNMHLGIGGVVTFKNGKIDQFLNQIDLKHIVLETDSPYLTPKPFRGKRNESAYLTYIAEKLSELYNLSLQQIAEITTANSKRVFGI
- a CDS encoding asparaginase — its product is MTTSGSKLLLIYTGGTIGMIREDEQGSLKAFNFDELLSKIPEIKLLDHKIDTLSFDQPIDSSDFGLIQYRELAQIIYDQYSNYDGFVVLHGDDTMSYTASVISFMLENLSKPIIFTGSQLPIGDLRTDAKENLISSIQIAGLKQNDRPVIKEVGLYFEYKLYRANRTTKVNAEHFEAFDSPNYPDLIHSGVNLKVNYSALKRVRKIKDLVLHKDLEDQILLLKLFPGLNQKVFESLMDIPCIKGIVLESFGSGNFKTDEWFLEGIRSKINQSIPVVNITQCIGGQVTMGKYYTSEHLQRIGVISGNDMTTEVAMTKMMFMLPKRLSMKVFKTIFETSLRGEVSEA
- a CDS encoding S1 RNA-binding domain-containing protein — protein: MLNLGEHDEFIIDRDTPPGLFLKHQSGDEVLLPNKYKPENFKIGDKLRVFVYLDHDERPVATTLEPKVKLDEFAMLKCVDVNQFGAFLDWGLEKHLFVPYAEQAYKMEVGQTYLIFCYLDEESQRLVASSKVNHFVDNSVLTVKEFEEVQLQVTNKTDLGYNMIINNIHLGLLYFDEVYESYKTGDKLVGYIKKIRKDHKIDLTLSKFGYKSIEPNANKVMRILKEADGFLPYHDKSNPQQIYQTFKMSKKSFKKAIGILYKKKQIKILPNKGIEIHKY
- the paaB gene encoding 1,2-phenylacetyl-CoA epoxidase subunit PaaB → MQENKKKDWPLWEVFVRSKNGLEHRHFGSLHAPDAEIAIKNARDVYTRRKEGVSIWVVESKHIKASNPDHNPEMFDPADDKVYRHPTFYNLPDDVKHM
- the paaC gene encoding 1,2-phenylacetyl-CoA epoxidase subunit PaaC codes for the protein MSHQNLIQYIYSIADNTLILGQRLSELCGHGPTLETDIALTNMALDLLGQTRSYYQYIANLSTKNATEDDFAFLRKEHEYRNVLLVEQPNTDFAYVITRQYFFDAFHFLFLKELQSSKDLTLKAIAQKSIKEVSYHQQFSADWLKRLGDGTKESHQKSQKAVDDLWVFTKELFNTSQQDKAIIENGQGVNPNTFKSQYYDTLSNILTEAKLKIPEVKYFQEGGKEGIHSEYMGYILVEMQYMQRTYPDMKW
- the paaD gene encoding 1,2-phenylacetyl-CoA epoxidase subunit PaaD, with the translated sequence MTKNSDIQKQLYPILKSIPDPEIPVLSIIDLGVVRSAKVNNHIAKVKITPTYSGCPAMDAIGDDIKKALKENGFEPEVELVLSPAWTTDWMTEEGKNALKKYGIAPPLDATSDKKALLGEQQVVPCPQCESTNTKLVSQFASTACKAMFRCQDCDETFDYFKCLI